In the Dama dama isolate Ldn47 chromosome 13, ASM3311817v1, whole genome shotgun sequence genome, one interval contains:
- the XRCC3 gene encoding DNA repair protein XRCC3 isoform X2, translating to MDLDRLDLHPRIIIAVKKAKLRSVKEVLHLSGPDLQRLTRLSSPDVRLLLRAAASLLQGHGVCTALHLLRQEGLFPQQHQRLSLGCPVLDALLRGGLPLDGITELAGCSSAGKTQLALQLCLAVQLPRQYGGLGAGAVYVCTEDAFPSRRLQQLIAQQQRLRADVPGDVISKIKFGHQIFIEHAADVDTLLHCVSEKVPVLLARGMARLVVVDSVAAPFRCEFDGAALALRAQRLLALGAELRRLSCAFRSPVLCVNQVTEALEEQDSVAGLPGMSPALGITWANQLLVRLLADRQRPEETALAPPGRTLRVVFAPHLPSSSCSYTITSEGVRGTPGTTCG from the exons ATGGATTTGGATCGGCTCGACCTGCATCCCAGAATCATCATTGCAGTTAAGAAAG CCAAACTGAGGTCAGTGAAGGAGGTCCTGCATCTTTCTGGGCCAGATCTGCAAAGACTGACTCGCCTTTCCAGCCCTGACGTGCGGCTCCTACTGAGGGCAGCCGCCTCACTCCTGCAGGGACATGGCGTTTGCACAG CGCTGCACCTGCTCCGGCAAGAGGGGCTGTTCCCGCAGCAGCACCAGCGCCTGAGCCTGGGCTGCCCCGTGCTGGACGCGCTGCTCCGCGGCGGGCTGCccctggacggcatcaccgagcTGGCCGGATGCAGCTCGGCCGGGAAGACCCAGCTGGCGCTTCAGCTCTGCCTGGCCGTGCAGCTGCCGCGGCAGTACGGAGGCCTGGGGGCCG GGGCCGTGTACGTGTGCACAGAGGACGCCTTCCCCAGCCGCCGTCTGCAGCAGCTGATCGCCCAGCAGCAGCGCCTGAGGGCAGACGTCCCAGGGGACGTGATCTCGAAGATCAAGTTCGGCCACCAGATCTTCATCGAGCACGCAGCCGACGTG GACACCCTGCTGCACTGCGTGAGTGAGAAGGTGCCAGTGCTGCTGGCGCGGGGAATGGCCCGGCTGGTGGTCGTCGACTCCGTGGCAGCCCCCTTCCGCTGCGAGTTCGACGGAGCGGCCCTGGCCCTCAGGGCCCAGCGTCTGCTGGCGCTGGGAGCCGAGCTGCGGCGGCTGAGCTGCGCCTTCCGGAGCCCCGTGCTGTGTGTCAACCAG GTGACGGAGGCCCTGGAGGAGCAGGACTCAGTGGCCGGGCTGCCAGG GATGTCCCCAGCCCTGGGAATAACCTGGGCCAACCAGCTGCTCGTGAGGCTGCTGGCCGACCGGCAGCGCCCCGAGGAGACTGCGCTCGCCCCGCCTGGCCGCACCCTCAGGGTGGTGTTTGCCCCCCACCTGCCGTCCTCATCCTGCTCCTACACCATCACCTCCGAGGGCGTGCGGGGGACACCTGGGACTACGTGCGGCTGA
- the XRCC3 gene encoding DNA repair protein XRCC3 isoform X1, with protein MDLDRLDLHPRIIIAVKKAKLRSVKEVLHLSGPDLQRLTRLSSPDVRLLLRAAASLLQGHGVCTALHLLRQEGLFPQQHQRLSLGCPVLDALLRGGLPLDGITELAGCSSAGKTQLALQLCLAVQLPRQYGGLGAGAVYVCTEDAFPSRRLQQLIAQQQRLRADVPGDVISKIKFGHQIFIEHAADVASPRPRSRPHQASPVYPAAETPTARRTGPPPGGRPARFQSASGGGEGPLVTAPGPSWTDPLDCWPLAGRQDNATYESRARRGVVVCG; from the exons ATGGATTTGGATCGGCTCGACCTGCATCCCAGAATCATCATTGCAGTTAAGAAAG CCAAACTGAGGTCAGTGAAGGAGGTCCTGCATCTTTCTGGGCCAGATCTGCAAAGACTGACTCGCCTTTCCAGCCCTGACGTGCGGCTCCTACTGAGGGCAGCCGCCTCACTCCTGCAGGGACATGGCGTTTGCACAG CGCTGCACCTGCTCCGGCAAGAGGGGCTGTTCCCGCAGCAGCACCAGCGCCTGAGCCTGGGCTGCCCCGTGCTGGACGCGCTGCTCCGCGGCGGGCTGCccctggacggcatcaccgagcTGGCCGGATGCAGCTCGGCCGGGAAGACCCAGCTGGCGCTTCAGCTCTGCCTGGCCGTGCAGCTGCCGCGGCAGTACGGAGGCCTGGGGGCCG GGGCCGTGTACGTGTGCACAGAGGACGCCTTCCCCAGCCGCCGTCTGCAGCAGCTGATCGCCCAGCAGCAGCGCCTGAGGGCAGACGTCCCAGGGGACGTGATCTCGAAGATCAAGTTCGGCCACCAGATCTTCATCGAGCACGCAGCCGACGTG gccaGCCCCCGGCCCCGGAGCAGGCCCCACCAGGCCAGCCCGGTTTACCCGGCCGCAGAGACACCCACCGCCCGCAGAACGGGGCCGCCGCCCGGTGGGCGTCCAGCGCGCTTCCAGTCTGCCTCTGGAGGAGGGGAAGGCCCCCTTGTCACagccccgggccccagctggacAGACCCCTTAGACTGCTGGCCGCTGGCGGGCCGCCAGGACAACGCCACGTATGAAAGCCGTGCCCGCAGAGGGGTTGTCGTCTGCGGCTGA